AGATAGTGCTTTTGCCGGAGTTAGGATTCCCGGCAAGGGCAACTGTTATTGATTTTCGGGCCATGCGTTACGTCCCCTCGCCTTTGACATTTTCCACCTGGATGTCGGCAGCTTCTTCGACCCGCAGAGAAACATGATAGCCTTTGAGTACGAGTTCGATGGGATCTTTGAGGGGGGCATATTTCTCAACGTAGATCTGAGTGCCGCGCAAAAACCCCATCTCAAGGAGTCTTCTGCGAAAAGGACCCTCACCCCCAATCCGGGCCACGGTGGCTGTCTGTCCTTCCCTCAACTCACGAAGGTTCACTGCAAATCCTTCCGACTCCCGTTTGGTTTGACCATAATCTTCTTGGCAAGGCCACGGCCCATGGCCAGGCGCGTGGCGT
The genomic region above belongs to Deltaproteobacteria bacterium and contains:
- a CDS encoding ferrous iron transport protein A is translated as MNLRELREGQTATVARIGGEGPFRRRLLEMGFLRGTQIYVEKYAPLKDPIELVLKGYHVSLRVEEAADIQVENVKGEGT